The sequence ATTCTCGATAATCGCGCCCGGAATTGTTCCTGAAATTTCTCTTCGTTCTGATCCTTCGAAGTCTAAAAAGCGTTTTTTAAGCTCGACTTCCTTTTCTTCTTTTTCCGATTTTTCTTTGTCTTCTTTGCTCGCAAACATGCTTAAAGCATAACCTTCTCGATCTTGAAACAATGAAATTGCACTGCTCATGGCAATTACTTTTCCGCCATTTTTAATCCATTCATCGATTTGTTTTTTCTGATCTTCTGAGAAATCATAAGAACCGTCAGAAAGTATCAACGTATTGTAATTGTACAATTTTACTCGGTTGAAATTTGAAGTTTCGACAATACTTACTGGATATTTTACAACCTCATCCAGATAATGCCAATTGGCGCCAAATTCAGTTGAAACTATTCCTTTTCCTGAAAGCATCAAGATTTTTGGCGCTTTTAAAAGAACGAAATTTTCGCCACCAATATCTTTTGAATTGGTTGAAAATCCAGTTGTAATAAAACTATAATCAGACTTTATCTTAATGATTTCGCTGACTGTTTTTTCAAAATCGGCAATTTTTGGGTTATCTGCTCGGCTTATGATCAATCCGCCCGGCTCGATTGTCAAAGTTCCAAAAACTGCTTTTTTCATTGCCGAACGTACTTTTATATTAGCTTGATGCAATAACGAAAGCACTTGAGCTGAAGTCCTACTGTTCCAAGGCACATAAAATGCGTAAACACTTGCTGGGACATTTTTTTGTGCAATCTCGATTTGAGATTTTGTTTTTACAGAAATTGCATTTTTTACAGCATAACCCTCAACTCCGTATGCCAGAGGCAAAGCCCAAGCTGTGATATCATACGATAAACTATCGTTTAATTTTTGGTTTGGTTCAAATAAAACCTGCGTTAAAACAGATCTCGGCTGATCTGCCTTTATGATTAAATCGTTTGGCTCAATCTTGAAACTTTCACTTTTTTTGTTTTGATAATGAAATCCTGAAGCGTTTGCAGAAGCATCGGCATAACTGAATTCAATGTCATTTTTTTTCAGCATTTCAGTCAGTTGTTCCAATTTTGCATTGCTTTTTAAAACATAACTATTGTAAACGCCTTTTGCTTTTTTACGTGCATTTGCATGAAAATCTCGAAATCCCTTTAGCAAAACATCCTTTTGCGAAGCCGCACTTTCTACAACTGTCAACACAGCAGTTGCGTGGTGCGTCAAACGATCTTTTATGGTTACATTTGTGCCATTTTCCATTGTCACTTCGCGCCCTGCTCCTATTCCGCCTTGTTCTAATGTCAAACCAACTGCGCCATTATAAGTTGGATAAGTATCGCCATAACTTGGATAAAACAAATCAAATCGTTCTCTAGTGTTGTACATCCAGTTTTGCTTGTCGAATTTCTGCGAAATGTTTTTTCCTAAAACGTTATGAAAATCCTTTTGATATTGCTCGATAAATTCATGCAAAGGTTCTGCAGCTGGCGGGAAAAAGTATGGCGAATTATAACTCATT comes from Flavobacterium sp. KACC 22761 and encodes:
- a CDS encoding M14 family zinc carboxypeptidase; translated protein: MKKIFCVAALFLTATLSVFAQLKAPSEFIPNYGKQISYYHQVEDYFKYLTENSALIKKQQYGLTNEQRDLNLYFISDAENLKNLEQIRLNNLASIGLSDSKSATVQDKIIVWLSFNVHGNEFAGTESALTVAYELLNPINEETKKWLKNTIVILDPCINPDGYSRYGNWLREISGKKNHPGLYDREHMEEWPGGRYNHYLFDLNRDWAWQTQAESQQRIKVYNQWMPQVHTDVHEMSYNSPYFFPPAAEPLHEFIEQYQKDFHNVLGKNISQKFDKQNWMYNTRERFDLFYPSYGDTYPTYNGAVGLTLEQGGIGAGREVTMENGTNVTIKDRLTHHATAVLTVVESAASQKDVLLKGFRDFHANARKKAKGVYNSYVLKSNAKLEQLTEMLKKNDIEFSYADASANASGFHYQNKKSESFKIEPNDLIIKADQPRSVLTQVLFEPNQKLNDSLSYDITAWALPLAYGVEGYAVKNAISVKTKSQIEIAQKNVPASVYAFYVPWNSRTSAQVLSLLHQANIKVRSAMKKAVFGTLTIEPGGLIISRADNPKIADFEKTVSEIIKIKSDYSFITTGFSTNSKDIGGENFVLLKAPKILMLSGKGIVSTEFGANWHYLDEVVKYPVSIVETSNFNRVKLYNYNTLILSDGSYDFSEDQKKQIDEWIKNGGKVIAMSSAISLFQDREGYALSMFASKEDKEKSEKEEKEVELKKRFLDFEGSERREISGTIPGAIIENKLDKTYPMAFGLGNTYYSLKTNERSFSLLKNAINVAYIPKNFLSYGFVGNDIKKKLPETVTFAVDKRGDGSVIYMMDNPLFRGFWENGILLFSNSLFLVN